A single genomic interval of Cellulosilyticum sp. I15G10I2 harbors:
- a CDS encoding deoxycytidylate deaminase — MRPSWDKYFMEIAHLVKTRSTCLRRQVGAVVVKDKRILSTGYNGAPTNCKHCSEVGCLREQLNVPSGERHELCRALHAEQNAIAQAAQHGIPMKGAMIYVTNQPCSLCAKLIINAGLSHIIYEGDYPDTLSAQLLSEAGITLIQI, encoded by the coding sequence GTGCGGCCATCATGGGATAAATATTTTATGGAAATTGCTCACCTCGTTAAAACCCGCTCTACTTGTCTGCGCAGACAAGTAGGTGCTGTTGTTGTAAAAGATAAAAGGATTTTGTCAACTGGTTACAATGGTGCCCCTACTAACTGCAAACATTGCAGTGAAGTTGGCTGCCTAAGAGAACAGCTTAATGTTCCTTCTGGTGAAAGACACGAGCTTTGTCGTGCACTTCATGCTGAACAAAACGCTATAGCTCAAGCTGCTCAGCATGGTATTCCCATGAAAGGGGCTATGATTTATGTGACCAATCAACCTTGTAGCTTATGTGCTAAACTCATTATAAATGCTGGCCTTTCACATATTATTTATGAAGGCGATTATCCTGATACGCTTTCAGCCCAGCTTCTTAGTGAAGCTGGCATTACACTTATTCAAATTTAA
- a CDS encoding heavy metal translocating P-type ATPase, which produces MKHEFEIHHLGCASCGQKIEDALNKKGWFDEVKINFMLKKVEVETKEEDKTKIATYIEKVANQYENGIEVTYEKDLEKSCHLNHASQEACCCGENEHNYNQSSNHNKNKKLRKSKLKEHVTFILGGALLIGGVLFKLNILFIFAYILTGYDVILNAFKNCIKGRMLDENFLMTLATIAAFVIGEYPEAVAVMMFYKVGEYMQDRAVDYSTKEIEKAMDIRPDFARVLRDEAIIVNPKEVKIGELIEVRPGERIPLDGVVTSGSATLDTSMLTGESLPVIVKKESHVLSGSINQDGVVKIKVVQEFKDSTVSKILELIQNASSKKSKSENFITKFAKWYTPAVVMGAFLTAVVPSLITGNWQEWIYTSIVFLVISCPCALVVSIPLGFFGGIGAASKAGVLVKGSNYLEALNDIDTIVLDKTGTITKGQFGVININPSKVSKEELLKYAAIAESRSNHPIARSIVKEYGAEIPREITISNYKEISGQGITVQIDSKDYLVGNKKLMENYNILFTDTQEMGSHIHIAAGGIYLGYIIVADEVKEDSEEAIRDLKKMGIKKIVMLTGDKKEIADQIGIQVGIDEVHAELLPQDKVIKLEEKLKVGKVAFVGDGINDAPVLARADIGIAMGGVGSDAAIEASDIVLMTDKLSSISDILSIAKKTRRIVTENIVFALGVKAIVLVLGLMGIANMWLAVFADVGVSFLAVLNSIRVLGKDKGHMVKMINTK; this is translated from the coding sequence ATGAAACATGAATTTGAAATACACCACTTAGGGTGTGCAAGTTGCGGTCAAAAAATAGAGGATGCACTTAATAAAAAAGGATGGTTTGATGAAGTTAAGATCAACTTTATGTTAAAAAAGGTAGAGGTTGAAACCAAAGAGGAAGATAAGACAAAGATAGCTACATATATTGAAAAGGTTGCCAATCAATATGAAAACGGCATAGAAGTAACATATGAAAAAGATTTGGAAAAAAGTTGTCACTTAAACCATGCATCACAAGAAGCTTGTTGTTGTGGTGAGAATGAGCATAATTATAATCAAAGCTCTAATCATAATAAAAACAAAAAACTTAGAAAATCCAAATTAAAAGAGCACGTCACTTTTATATTAGGCGGAGCACTTCTTATTGGCGGTGTACTATTTAAGTTAAATATACTTTTTATTTTTGCGTATATTCTTACAGGGTATGATGTTATTTTAAATGCTTTTAAAAACTGCATTAAAGGAAGAATGTTAGATGAGAACTTTCTGATGACTCTTGCAACTATAGCGGCTTTTGTAATTGGTGAATATCCAGAAGCTGTTGCAGTTATGATGTTTTATAAAGTGGGAGAATATATGCAAGATAGGGCGGTAGATTATTCTACAAAAGAAATTGAAAAAGCAATGGATATAAGACCTGATTTTGCCAGGGTGCTTAGAGACGAGGCTATTATTGTAAATCCAAAGGAAGTAAAAATAGGAGAGTTGATAGAAGTAAGACCTGGGGAAAGAATACCATTAGACGGAGTAGTTACTAGCGGAAGCGCTACACTAGATACGTCAATGCTTACGGGAGAATCACTGCCGGTAATAGTTAAAAAAGAAAGCCATGTATTAAGCGGCAGTATCAATCAAGATGGTGTTGTTAAAATAAAGGTTGTGCAAGAGTTTAAAGATAGTACGGTATCTAAAATACTTGAACTAATTCAAAATGCAAGCAGTAAAAAATCAAAGTCGGAGAACTTTATTACTAAGTTTGCAAAATGGTATACCCCCGCAGTTGTTATGGGCGCTTTTTTAACAGCCGTTGTGCCGTCACTTATTACAGGTAATTGGCAAGAATGGATTTATACAAGTATTGTATTTTTGGTTATATCTTGCCCATGTGCATTAGTTGTATCTATCCCCTTAGGCTTTTTTGGAGGGATTGGAGCAGCTTCCAAGGCTGGCGTATTAGTAAAAGGAAGTAACTATTTGGAGGCCTTAAATGATATAGATACAATTGTATTGGATAAAACAGGAACAATCACAAAGGGGCAATTTGGCGTTATTAATATTAACCCTAGTAAGGTGAGTAAAGAAGAGCTTTTAAAATATGCGGCAATTGCAGAGTCTAGATCTAATCATCCCATTGCAAGGTCTATTGTAAAAGAATACGGAGCGGAGATTCCTAGAGAGATTACGATTTCTAATTATAAAGAAATAAGTGGGCAAGGTATTACAGTACAAATAGACTCAAAAGACTATTTAGTAGGGAATAAGAAGCTTATGGAGAACTATAATATCTTATTTACAGATACTCAGGAAATGGGATCCCATATTCATATAGCAGCAGGGGGGATCTATTTAGGCTATATTATTGTTGCTGATGAGGTTAAAGAAGATAGCGAAGAAGCTATCCGAGATTTAAAGAAAATGGGTATTAAGAAGATTGTTATGCTGACTGGAGATAAGAAGGAAATAGCGGATCAAATAGGCATTCAAGTTGGGATAGATGAGGTTCATGCAGAATTATTACCTCAGGATAAAGTTATAAAACTTGAAGAGAAACTCAAAGTTGGCAAAGTAGCTTTTGTGGGAGATGGTATTAATGATGCTCCTGTACTTGCAAGAGCAGATATAGGTATTGCTATGGGCGGAGTAGGTTCTGATGCAGCAATAGAAGCTTCTGATATTGTGCTTATGACAGATAAACTAAGTTCTATTAGTGATATTCTAAGTATTGCAAAGAAAACAAGAAGAATTGTTACAGAAAATATTGTATTTGCACTAGGCGTTAAAGCTATTGTCCTAGTTCTTGGATTAATGGGAATTGCAAACATGTGGCTGGCAGTTTTTGCAGATGTAGGGGTATCCTTCTTAGCTGTACTTAATTCTATTAGAGTACTTGGTAAAGATAAAGGTCATATGGTAAAAATGATAAATACAAAATAA
- a CDS encoding M18 family aminopeptidase, whose amino-acid sequence MSEQLTQELIDFIDNSPSMFHTIKTCREKLDAEGFVFLDPKAHWEIKEGGKYYTMTNASAIAAFCVNSLNIVEEGFKIVGTHSDTPGFRIKPNPQIQFENYIKLNTEIYGGPILNTWLDRPLSIAGRIAFKGQDPLHPSSTLVNINRPLLVIPNLAIHMNKEINNGVPINKQKDILPILAYLDEIVDKNFLQELISKEINVPAEDILDMDLFLHPFEKSMCVGLNNEFISAPRLDDLSMTYSALYGIINNTSKRGISLFACFDNEEVGSRTRQGADSPFLANILERILISLSKTREEFFIALENSFMISADVAHLIHPNYPEKSDITNKVLPGKGPAIKINSCFSYTTDSDSYSTFAALCKTHAIPYQVFVNRSDEKGGSTIGPVLASHLTMRSIDIGTPILSMHSVRELMTEKDFIYTCKALLEFFNL is encoded by the coding sequence ATGAGCGAACAATTAACACAGGAATTAATAGATTTTATAGATAATAGTCCAAGTATGTTTCATACGATTAAAACATGCAGGGAGAAGTTAGATGCGGAGGGTTTTGTATTTCTTGATCCTAAAGCACATTGGGAGATTAAAGAAGGGGGTAAATATTATACGATGACAAATGCTTCTGCAATAGCTGCATTTTGTGTAAATTCCCTTAATATTGTAGAAGAAGGATTTAAAATAGTGGGAACCCATAGTGATACTCCTGGTTTTAGAATTAAACCTAATCCTCAAATACAGTTTGAAAACTATATTAAGTTGAATACCGAAATATACGGCGGTCCTATTTTAAATACTTGGCTTGACAGACCACTTTCTATAGCTGGACGGATTGCTTTTAAAGGCCAAGACCCCCTTCATCCGAGTAGTACCCTTGTTAATATTAACCGCCCCCTTCTTGTTATTCCAAATCTTGCTATACACATGAATAAAGAAATTAATAATGGCGTTCCTATTAATAAACAAAAAGATATTCTTCCAATACTTGCTTACTTAGATGAAATAGTAGATAAAAATTTTCTCCAAGAACTCATTAGTAAAGAAATCAACGTGCCTGCAGAAGACATATTAGATATGGATTTATTCTTGCATCCTTTTGAAAAGAGTATGTGTGTCGGTCTAAATAATGAATTTATTTCTGCCCCCAGACTGGATGATTTATCTATGACCTATAGTGCCTTATATGGTATTATAAATAACACTTCCAAAAGAGGCATCTCACTCTTTGCATGTTTTGATAATGAAGAAGTAGGCAGTCGTACAAGACAAGGAGCAGACTCCCCATTTTTAGCTAATATTCTTGAGCGTATACTAATATCTTTAAGCAAAACCCGTGAAGAATTTTTCATTGCCCTTGAAAACTCATTTATGATATCCGCAGATGTAGCACATCTTATTCATCCTAACTATCCTGAAAAATCGGATATTACTAATAAGGTGCTTCCGGGCAAAGGCCCTGCAATTAAAATTAATTCATGCTTTAGTTATACAACTGATAGCGATTCTTACAGTACCTTTGCCGCCCTTTGTAAGACACATGCTATCCCTTATCAAGTTTTTGTAAATCGTTCAGATGAAAAAGGGGGATCAACCATTGGTCCTGTCTTGGCCTCTCATTTAACGATGCGTTCAATAGACATAGGCACACCCATTCTAAGCATGCACTCTGTTCGTGAACTTATGACAGAGAAAGACTTTATTTATACATGCAAAGCGCTTTTAGAGTTTTTTAATCTCTAA
- a CDS encoding low molecular weight protein arginine phosphatase: MKIIFVCTGNTCRSPMAKFLLESLIKQNNNSDIEVLSAGISVYSPLPISKHAHALLSERNIDASLHRSTLFSPDLADDNALILTMSLSHKEAILTNYPFLSSQVHALFEYVGEGNSITDPYGGSLDTYRICMSEIEKLVNKLYLQI, translated from the coding sequence GTGAAAATCATATTCGTTTGTACAGGCAACACCTGCCGCAGTCCTATGGCAAAATTTTTACTTGAATCTCTTATCAAGCAAAATAATAACTCTGACATTGAAGTTCTATCTGCCGGGATCAGCGTCTATTCGCCACTACCTATATCTAAACATGCACATGCACTTCTTTCTGAAAGAAATATAGATGCATCTTTACACCGCTCTACTTTATTTAGCCCTGATCTTGCAGATGATAATGCGCTTATTCTTACAATGAGCTTATCACATAAAGAAGCAATTCTCACAAATTATCCCTTCTTATCTTCGCAGGTTCATGCCTTATTTGAATACGTTGGAGAAGGTAATAGTATAACTGATCCTTATGGCGGCTCTTTAGATACTTATCGCATATGTATGTCTGAGATAGAAAAGCTTGTAAACAAACTCTATTTACAAATATAA
- a CDS encoding glycosyltransferase family 4 protein, translating into MGYTALCLTAFILAFLISFFTTPLAKKIAFKVGAIARPRKRDMHVKPIPRMGGIAIFAGFMITFLIIFVIMPVLPIINWKQILGITIGCSTIFFLGFFDDIYELDAKLKFIIQIAAASFVALSGIRIDFFFIPFIGNNPVYTNIFSIPATVIWIVGITNAVNLIDGLDGLAAGVSSIASLSLMVLSIYSGYLPGVILTATLAGACMGFLPYNFNPASIFMGDTGSTFLGFTLGITSILGLLKGYTIAAIFIAVLVLGLPIFDTAFAIIRRFLAGKPIMSPDRGHLHHRLVDKGYTQKQAVVTLYGISGILGLSAIGFVNRDIRFAFLVFLMMGILLYFNSKNMSSNSKEDNLPTHKD; encoded by the coding sequence ATGGGCTATACAGCTCTATGCCTGACAGCTTTTATATTAGCATTTTTAATCTCATTTTTCACAACCCCTCTTGCAAAAAAAATTGCATTTAAAGTAGGGGCCATTGCGAGGCCAAGAAAACGTGACATGCATGTAAAACCTATTCCACGTATGGGTGGGATAGCTATCTTCGCAGGATTTATGATAACTTTTCTTATCATATTCGTCATCATGCCTGTTCTGCCCATTATTAACTGGAAGCAGATTTTGGGAATAACAATAGGATGTTCTACAATCTTTTTCTTAGGTTTTTTTGACGATATCTATGAGTTAGATGCTAAATTAAAGTTTATAATACAAATTGCCGCTGCTTCTTTTGTTGCACTTAGCGGTATACGCATTGACTTTTTCTTTATTCCTTTTATAGGGAATAACCCCGTTTATACGAATATATTTTCTATTCCTGCTACTGTTATTTGGATTGTTGGTATAACAAATGCCGTTAATCTGATCGATGGTCTTGACGGTTTAGCTGCTGGTGTATCTTCTATTGCTTCATTATCCCTAATGGTGCTTTCCATTTATTCAGGTTATCTTCCTGGGGTAATTCTTACAGCTACACTTGCTGGGGCATGTATGGGCTTTCTGCCTTATAATTTTAATCCAGCTTCCATCTTTATGGGAGATACAGGTTCAACGTTTTTAGGCTTTACACTAGGTATTACCTCAATACTAGGGCTTCTTAAAGGATATACTATTGCAGCTATCTTTATTGCTGTTTTAGTCCTTGGCCTACCTATCTTTGATACAGCCTTTGCTATTATCAGAAGATTTTTAGCTGGTAAACCTATTATGTCCCCTGATCGCGGCCATTTGCACCATAGACTCGTAGATAAAGGATATACTCAAAAACAAGCAGTAGTAACTCTATATGGCATTAGCGGTATTTTAGGATTATCTGCTATCGGTTTTGTCAACCGCGATATTCGCTTTGCTTTTTTAGTGTTTTTGATGATGGGTATACTTTTGTACTTTAATTCAAAGAATATGTCTTCTAATAGCAAAGAGGATAATTTACCTACTCATAAAGACTAA
- the rpiB gene encoding ribose 5-phosphate isomerase B, whose amino-acid sequence MIAIASDHGGFALKQEILSHLSAKGIAFKDFGCYTDESVDYPDYAKSVTSAILSGECTQGILICGTGIGISIAANKVPGIRCALCHDVFSAEATRLHNDANVLALGGRVIGPSHALMVVDTFLATGFSNDERHINRISKIEN is encoded by the coding sequence ATGATAGCAATTGCAAGCGACCATGGTGGTTTTGCACTTAAACAGGAGATTCTTTCACATCTTAGCGCCAAAGGCATTGCATTTAAAGATTTTGGTTGTTATACTGATGAGTCCGTAGATTATCCTGACTATGCTAAATCTGTTACAAGTGCCATCCTAAGTGGTGAATGTACTCAAGGTATTTTAATATGTGGAACAGGTATTGGTATATCTATCGCTGCAAATAAGGTGCCTGGTATCAGATGCGCGCTTTGTCACGATGTCTTCTCAGCTGAAGCTACGCGTCTTCACAACGATGCAAATGTTCTGGCTTTAGGCGGTCGTGTTATTGGCCCTTCTCACGCTCTAATGGTAGTAGATACCTTTTTAGCAACAGGATTTTCTAATGATGAAAGACATATCAACAGAATATCTAAAATTGAAAACTAA
- a CDS encoding L-threonylcarbamoyladenylate synthase — MKTIIISHSKDLNSAADIIKKGGLVAAPTETVYGLCANALNSCAVSNIFIAKGRPSDNPLIVHIAGRDMLYNLAIDVSEEAVLLMDAFWPGPLTLVFKASSIVPKIVTGGLDTVAVRFPSHPTMQKLINLSGFPLAAPSANTSGKPSPTNAKRVIEDLDGKVEAIIDGGNSEFGVESTVLDMTSKVPTILRPGGITLEMLQQVLEDVTVDPAISHSLSNNALPKAPGMKYTHYSPNAEVFIVRGDLKKVTDKINTLIQAHHKAGKTVGVLATEETKHLFNANLTLSVGTSQNLSTIAAQLFEDLRTFDDHHMDIVYSLAFPKTGIGEAIMNRLEKSAAHNIIDV, encoded by the coding sequence ATGAAAACAATTATTATTTCTCATTCGAAAGATTTAAATAGTGCCGCAGATATTATTAAAAAAGGCGGACTAGTTGCTGCCCCCACAGAAACCGTATATGGCCTTTGTGCTAATGCGCTAAATAGTTGTGCCGTATCTAATATATTTATTGCCAAGGGAAGGCCTAGTGACAATCCCCTTATCGTACATATTGCAGGTAGAGACATGCTCTATAATTTAGCAATAGATGTTTCCGAGGAAGCTGTACTGCTAATGGATGCCTTTTGGCCCGGACCTCTTACACTTGTTTTTAAGGCTAGTTCTATTGTTCCTAAAATAGTAACTGGCGGCCTTGATACTGTCGCTGTTAGATTTCCGAGTCACCCTACCATGCAGAAACTTATTAACCTATCCGGTTTTCCCCTGGCTGCACCAAGTGCAAACACCTCTGGAAAACCTAGTCCAACCAATGCCAAAAGAGTCATCGAAGATCTAGATGGTAAAGTTGAGGCTATTATCGATGGCGGAAACTCAGAATTTGGTGTTGAATCGACAGTTTTAGATATGACATCCAAAGTCCCAACTATTCTTCGTCCAGGAGGCATTACTTTAGAAATGCTGCAGCAAGTACTAGAGGACGTAACCGTCGACCCAGCTATTAGTCATTCTTTATCCAATAACGCGCTACCAAAAGCACCTGGTATGAAGTATACACATTATTCACCCAATGCTGAGGTATTTATTGTTAGAGGAGACCTGAAAAAAGTTACAGACAAAATAAATACACTTATACAAGCACATCATAAAGCTGGGAAAACCGTAGGCGTACTCGCTACTGAGGAAACAAAGCATTTATTTAATGCCAACCTCACCCTAAGCGTCGGCACTTCACAGAACCTCAGTACAATTGCAGCCCAACTTTTCGAAGACTTAAGAACATTTGATGATCATCATATGGATATCGTCTATTCCCTTGCCTTCCCCAAAACAGGCATAGGTGAAGCCATCATGAACAGACTCGAAAAATCCGCTGCGCATAATATTATTGATGTATAA
- the upp gene encoding uracil phosphoribosyltransferase encodes MSKVFIMDHPLIQHKVLRLRNKETGSKEFRELVREIAQLMCYEATRDLPLEDAEVETPVGHAVGKCIAGKNLSIVPILRAGLGMVDGMLDLVPTAKVGHIGLYRDPETLQPVEYYCKLPQDIEERDFFVLDPMLATGGSAVAAIQFIKDRGAKNINFLCLIAAPEGLNTLQKAHPDVSIYVAALDEKLNDHAYIVPGLGDAGDRLFGTK; translated from the coding sequence ATGAGTAAAGTATTTATTATGGATCACCCATTAATTCAGCACAAGGTATTACGTTTAAGAAATAAAGAAACAGGTTCAAAAGAATTTCGTGAGCTTGTACGAGAAATAGCACAACTTATGTGTTATGAAGCAACTCGTGATCTCCCCCTTGAAGATGCAGAAGTTGAAACCCCTGTTGGCCATGCTGTTGGCAAATGTATTGCTGGTAAAAACCTAAGTATTGTGCCTATTTTACGCGCTGGTCTTGGTATGGTTGATGGTATGCTTGATCTTGTACCAACAGCAAAGGTAGGGCATATTGGATTATATAGAGACCCTGAAACCCTTCAACCTGTTGAATATTATTGCAAACTACCACAAGATATTGAAGAGAGAGATTTCTTTGTTCTTGACCCTATGCTTGCTACTGGTGGATCAGCTGTTGCGGCTATTCAGTTTATTAAAGACCGCGGTGCAAAAAATATTAATTTCCTATGTCTAATAGCCGCTCCAGAAGGATTAAACACACTCCAAAAAGCTCATCCTGATGTAAGTATTTATGTTGCAGCTCTTGATGAGAAATTAAATGATCATGCTTATATCGTTCCAGGACTTGGCGATGCAGGCGATAGATTGTTTGGTACAAAATAA
- a CDS encoding glycogen/starch/alpha-glucan phosphorylase, with amino-acid sequence MAYEFNKEKFKEEILDHVRNFSRKALEDATPQELYQAVAFAVRDIITDDWIATQRAYNQKNPKTLYYLSMEFLVGRALGNNLVNMGILENVNEVLHELNIKINLSQIEDQEPDPGLGNGGLGRLAACFMDSLSTLSYPAYGCGIRYNYGIFKQQIEDGYQTELPDDWLRNGNPWEVKRTDSAQEVRFGGTVSSYEDEYGRTHFVQQNYESVLAIPHDMPIVGYKNGFVNVLRLWEAEAPQKFILRFFDQGAYQKAVEQQTLAKTLVEVLYPNDNHYQGKELRLKQQYFFVSATVQQAISKFKKNHGNIYLLPEKVVFQMNDTHPAIAVAELMRILLDEEKLGWEEAYDITTRTCAYTNHTIMIEALETWPVDLFGRLLPRLYQIIEEINRRFCLDLRDTHGLSENLIHNMSIISDGQIKMAFLAIVGSFSINGVAAIHTEILKNNVLKNFYRIYPHKFNNKTNGITQRRWLGHSNPELADLINNTIGDKWTTDLMELKKLIPHATDKAFAKEYNDIKFHNKVRLADYIKNHQGIMVNPHSIFDVQVKRLHEYKRQFMNVLNILMLYNEIKDNPNGNYVPRTFIFGAKAAPGYTRAKLIIKLINSVANLVNNDPVVRKYLTVIFIENYNVSNAEIIIPAANVSEQISTASKEASGTSNMKFMLNGALTIGTLDGANIEIYEEVGEENIFIFGLTCDEVLSLYQSGTYNPWDIYNNDPAIHRIVKQLINGTIEPSMPDLFRELYESLLNRAGDNLADPYFILKDLRAYHDAQKRIDTAYMDKERWTKMAIINTACSGKFSSDRTISQYATEIWELDKLKLLKKQ; translated from the coding sequence ATGGCATATGAATTTAATAAAGAAAAATTTAAAGAAGAAATTCTTGACCATGTTAGAAATTTTTCCAGAAAGGCTCTCGAGGATGCAACCCCTCAAGAACTGTATCAAGCTGTAGCTTTTGCAGTACGAGATATTATCACTGACGACTGGATTGCAACCCAAAGAGCTTATAATCAAAAAAACCCTAAGACATTATATTATTTGTCTATGGAATTTTTGGTAGGTCGTGCACTTGGTAATAATCTTGTTAATATGGGTATTCTTGAGAATGTTAATGAGGTTTTACATGAACTTAATATTAAAATCAACTTGTCTCAAATTGAAGATCAAGAACCAGACCCCGGTCTTGGTAACGGAGGACTTGGACGCCTTGCTGCTTGCTTTATGGATTCCCTATCTACGCTGTCTTACCCAGCCTACGGATGCGGCATCCGCTATAACTATGGTATCTTTAAACAACAAATAGAAGATGGTTATCAAACTGAACTGCCCGATGATTGGCTAAGAAATGGTAACCCATGGGAAGTTAAACGTACCGACAGTGCCCAAGAAGTAAGATTTGGCGGTACTGTATCTTCTTATGAAGACGAATATGGCCGTACACACTTTGTTCAGCAAAATTACGAGTCTGTTCTTGCTATTCCGCATGATATGCCAATCGTGGGTTACAAAAATGGCTTTGTCAATGTTCTTAGACTTTGGGAAGCCGAAGCTCCTCAAAAATTCATTTTACGTTTCTTTGATCAAGGCGCGTATCAAAAAGCTGTCGAGCAGCAGACTCTTGCTAAGACCTTAGTAGAGGTGCTTTATCCTAATGATAATCACTACCAAGGTAAAGAGCTCCGACTTAAACAACAGTATTTCTTTGTATCTGCTACTGTGCAGCAAGCTATTTCAAAGTTCAAAAAAAACCATGGTAATATTTATTTACTTCCCGAAAAAGTAGTCTTCCAAATGAATGACACCCATCCTGCAATAGCTGTAGCTGAGTTAATGAGAATTTTATTAGATGAAGAAAAACTAGGCTGGGAAGAAGCATATGACATTACTACCCGTACCTGTGCCTATACTAATCACACGATTATGATCGAAGCGCTCGAAACGTGGCCTGTTGACTTATTCGGAAGACTTCTGCCTCGTCTTTACCAGATCATCGAGGAGATCAACAGACGTTTTTGCTTAGACCTTCGGGATACTCATGGCCTTTCAGAAAATCTTATTCATAATATGAGTATTATCTCTGATGGACAGATTAAGATGGCATTCCTCGCAATAGTAGGAAGCTTTTCAATTAATGGTGTTGCTGCGATTCATACAGAAATTCTTAAAAATAATGTGCTTAAAAATTTCTATCGTATTTATCCTCATAAATTTAATAATAAAACCAATGGTATTACGCAAAGACGCTGGCTTGGTCATTCTAATCCCGAACTTGCAGATCTGATTAATAATACAATTGGAGATAAATGGACTACAGATCTTATGGAGCTTAAAAAATTGATTCCTCATGCAACAGATAAAGCTTTTGCTAAAGAATATAATGACATTAAGTTTCATAACAAAGTAAGACTCGCTGATTATATTAAAAATCATCAAGGCATAATGGTTAATCCCCATTCTATTTTCGATGTTCAAGTTAAGCGGCTTCATGAGTATAAACGACAATTTATGAATGTACTCAATATCTTAATGCTTTACAATGAAATCAAAGATAATCCAAATGGTAATTATGTCCCTCGTACCTTTATATTTGGTGCGAAAGCAGCTCCTGGCTATACAAGGGCAAAACTTATTATTAAACTTATTAATTCTGTAGCCAATCTAGTAAACAATGATCCAGTAGTCAGAAAATATTTGACTGTAATCTTTATAGAAAATTACAACGTATCAAATGCAGAAATTATTATTCCAGCAGCTAATGTTAGTGAGCAGATTTCTACAGCAAGCAAAGAAGCCTCCGGCACAAGTAATATGAAGTTTATGTTAAATGGCGCCTTAACTATTGGTACCTTAGATGGTGCAAATATTGAAATTTATGAAGAAGTTGGCGAGGAAAATATCTTTATCTTCGGGCTTACATGTGATGAGGTGCTTTCACTTTATCAGTCTGGCACTTATAATCCTTGGGATATTTATAATAATGACCCCGCTATCCATAGAATCGTTAAGCAGCTCATTAACGGCACCATTGAACCTAGTATGCCTGACTTATTCAGGGAGCTTTATGAATCTCTTCTAAATAGAGCTGGGGATAATTTAGCTGATCCTTATTTTATATTAAAAGACCTGAGAGCTTATCATGACGCTCAAAAGAGAATCGATACAGCTTACATGGATAAAGAACGTTGGACTAAGATGGCTATTATTAATACCGCATGTTCGGGCAAGTTTAGTTCAGACAGAACGATTTCTCAATATGCAACTGAAATTTGGGAACTTGACAAGCTAAAACTACTCAAAAAACAGTAA